The following nucleotide sequence is from Agromyces sp. SYSU T00194.
ATGGTCTTCATGCTCATGATCGTGGGCTCGTTCAAGGTGTTCGAGGTGGTGCTCATCCTCACCGAGGGCGGGCCGGGCGTGCAGAGCTCGGTGCTCTCGTTCGAGATCTACAAGCAGGCATTCAAGTTGAACGACGTCGGCTACGCGAGCGCACTCTCGGTGCTGCTGTTCGGGCTGATCCTCGTGCTCACGACCGCCATCTGGCAGGTCAGGAAGCGGGTGGTGTTCCATGAGGCGGACTAGTCCCCGCACCATCGCGAGCCGCGGGCTCAGCTATCTGCTGCTGTCGGCGGTCGCGCTCGTCTCCCTGGGGCCGATCCTCTGGATGGTGAGCGCCTCGTTCAAGTCGCCGAACGAGATCCTCCGCTACCCGCCGACGGTCATTCCCGAGAACTTCAAGTGGGAGAACTACCAGCAGGTGTTCGAGCTGCAGCCGTTCGCGCAGCAGTTCCTGAACTCGGTGTACATCATGGCGCTCGTCGCCGTGTTGACCATCCTGCTGTCGGTGCCTGCCGGCTATGCCCTCGCACGGGTGCGACCGGTCGCTGCCGGGATCATCTTCCTGGTGCTGCTCAGCGCGATGTTCATCCCGCCCGAGGCGACGATCATCCCGCTGTTCCAGATGGCGTCGACGCTCGGCTGGATCGACACCCACTACCCGTTGGTGATCTTCACAGCGGTGCTCACGACGGCACCCATCGCGACGTTCGTCATGCGCCAGGCGTTCCTGACGCTGCCGGCCGAGTTCGAGGAGGCCGCGACGATCGACGGCGCGACCCGCCTCCGCACCATGCTGCAGATCTACTTCCCGCTCGCGCGCCCGTCGCTCGCGTCGGTCACGGTGCTGGCGTGCTGGTACAGCTGGAACCAGTTCCTCGAGCCGCTCATCTACGTGCGCTCGCCTGAGATGCTGACGGTGCCCGTCGCGCTCACCCGCTACGAAGACGCGTTCGCCGGCCCGCTCTGGGGCGTGCAGATGGCTGCGACGACGCTCTCGGTCATCCCCGTCCTGCTGGTGTTCTTCTTCGCCCAGCGCCACGTGGTCTCCGGCCTCACCGCCGGCGGCCTGAAGTCCTGAACGAGCAGAGGAGCTTGAAATGAATCGGATGCAACGAGCCGCCGTGCTCCACGGAGTCGAAGACCTCCGTATCGAAGAACGTCCCATTCCTGTCCCGGCGGCGGGGGAGGTGCTCGTCAAGGTCGAGGCGACCGGCGTCTGCGGCTCCGACGTGCACTACTACCGCCACGGCCGCATCGACCGGTACGTGGTCGATACGCCCATGGTGCTCGGCCACGAGTCGGCCGGCACGGTGGCCGCCGTCGGTGCTGACGTCGACCCCGGGTTGGTCGGCCGCGTGGTGGCGATCGAGCCGGGCATCCCCGACGGCACCTGCGCGGAGTGCAGTGCGGGCCGGTACAACCTCTGCCCGGCCGTGCGCTTCCACGCGACCCCGCCGATCGACGGCAGCCTCGCCGACTACGTGGTCGTGCCGGCGGCGTTCGCGCACCCGGCGCCTGCCGGCATGCGGGCCGAGCGCGCGGCCATGGCCGAGCCGGTCTCGGTGGGCGTCGCCGCCGCCCGCAAGGCGGGCATCGGGGTCGGGGCGCGCGTGCTCGTCATCGGCGCAGGCCCGGTGGGGCTGTTCGCCGCCCAGGTCGCGCGGGCGCAAGGCGCCGAGCAGGTGGTCGTCACCGACGTGAACGAGCGGCGGATGCAACTCGCCCGCCGCCTGCGCTTCGCCGCGCCCGCGGATGGCGACGAGTACGACGTCGTGCTCGAGTGCTCGGGGCACCCCGATGCGTTCGCCGCCGGCCTGCGCGCCGCCGCGCCCGCCGCGCGCGTGGTGCTGATCGGCATGGGCGCGGACGAGTATCGCCTGCCGGTCGGGCTGGTACAGGGGCGCGAGCTCACCCTCATGGGCCAGTTCCGCTACGCGGACACGTACCCGGCCGCGCTCGGCCTCATCGCCGATGGCCGCGTCGACGTCGACAGCTGCATCAGCCACCGCTTCGAGCTCGCCGAGGCCGAAGCCGCGCTGACCATCGGCCAGCGCGAGCCGAGCGCGAACAAGGTGGTCGTGGTGAACGTGTCGGAGGGCCTGATCGATGCCTAGCGGGAAGCCAGCACTCAAGTCCACGCGACAGACCCAGCCGGCCCGCGCGACAGGTCCTAGATGTACGGTCCGAGGAACTTGTCGCCGTTGAGATGGATCATGTGCGTCGGGTCGCTTGCGCACCAGGCCTCGGTCTCCCAGGCGAGGTCAGCGAGAAACTTCCGCATCGTTGCACGATCTGGAAAACAACTTACGTAGATGAGCCCTGCTTTGCTTCCGGCGAACAGCCTAGTGAGTTCACCATGGCGCTTCGCGTCGACGGGGCCGTGCGATGACGCAGCCTCCATGAGGAAGAGCCAGTTGGTGGTCGGCTGGTAGACGACTAGGTCGGGGAGCTTGCCGTGAGTGTCCACGGTGACCCCGAGCGAACTGAGGAGGGCTTCATCAAAGTGAAGGAGCTTCGAGTCCGCATCACCGATGTAGATCACCTCTCCACCGGGGATGAAGTAGCCGCAGAAGTCATCGATCATTGCCTTGATAAGTACGTTCTGGCCACCGGCCTTCAGCGTGAGTGCGATGCCTCCAGGAAGCGTGACCGGAATGCGAGTCAAGTCGCGCGCTGCTGCATACTTCGCTGCAAGCCCAGGTGCCTTGGCGAGGTATCCCGCGATCTCCGAGTCGAAGGCTTGGGTGCCGTACTGGCGAATGATCGCGAGGACGTCTTCGGTAAGGCGGTAGTTGGTTCGCTGGTCGTTCGGTGGTCGTGACGGATCATCGTCGTTGTAGAAGCAAAACCCGGCATCAACGAACTGATGCATTACCTGGCGGCGGACCTGCTCCCTGTCGGGCTTTGCGAACCCCAGCTCCGTCTCGATCCAGTTGTAGATGGTGGAGATTCGGCAGCGCTCGTTTGACGCTTCAGCCCAGGGCGTCGACTTCTTCATGCGCGCAAGCGCCAGCAGAGTCTTTCCCGCTAGATCGTTCGTCTGCTTCTCGTCGAATCCGAATGCTGTGAGGATGGCGCGGGCCTCGGTCAACCTCCTCATGCTGCGATCATCTCTCGAGTCACGATTCGCTCGACAGCTGTATCGATGTCTTCGGAGGAAGCCGCTAGTGCGCGAAGTTGCATGAGGGTTGGGAAACGCATCTGGCGCAGGTCCCCAGCGTTGACCTGGGTATGACCGGAGAACACCCTGAAGTAGCGATCGACCTGCGACGAGTTCAGCCACTTCGAGAGACCAAGTGCAACCAGTGGGTCGATTCCGTGCTTGCTGTCGTGGAAGTAGTTCAGTTTGTTGTCGAACGCTGGGGCGTCTTCGTGGCTCCACAGGGCGGCCACAACCCGTCGTTTCTCCTCCTTCGCGGAGAACCGCTTCACGAGTACGTATTCACCCGGGGGAACGAGCAACTTGGCGGCAGTCAACGGGTCAGCGGTGAACCACTGA
It contains:
- a CDS encoding carbohydrate ABC transporter permease; this encodes MRRTSPRTIASRGLSYLLLSAVALVSLGPILWMVSASFKSPNEILRYPPTVIPENFKWENYQQVFELQPFAQQFLNSVYIMALVAVLTILLSVPAGYALARVRPVAAGIIFLVLLSAMFIPPEATIIPLFQMASTLGWIDTHYPLVIFTAVLTTAPIATFVMRQAFLTLPAEFEEAATIDGATRLRTMLQIYFPLARPSLASVTVLACWYSWNQFLEPLIYVRSPEMLTVPVALTRYEDAFAGPLWGVQMAATTLSVIPVLLVFFFAQRHVVSGLTAGGLKS
- a CDS encoding BsuBI/PstI family type II restriction endonuclease, coding for MRRLTEARAILTAFGFDEKQTNDLAGKTLLALARMKKSTPWAEASNERCRISTIYNWIETELGFAKPDREQVRRQVMHQFVDAGFCFYNDDDPSRPPNDQRTNYRLTEDVLAIIRQYGTQAFDSEIAGYLAKAPGLAAKYAAARDLTRIPVTLPGGIALTLKAGGQNVLIKAMIDDFCGYFIPGGEVIYIGDADSKLLHFDEALLSSLGVTVDTHGKLPDLVVYQPTTNWLFLMEAASSHGPVDAKRHGELTRLFAGSKAGLIYVSCFPDRATMRKFLADLAWETEAWCASDPTHMIHLNGDKFLGPYI
- a CDS encoding alcohol dehydrogenase catalytic domain-containing protein yields the protein MLVKVEATGVCGSDVHYYRHGRIDRYVVDTPMVLGHESAGTVAAVGADVDPGLVGRVVAIEPGIPDGTCAECSAGRYNLCPAVRFHATPPIDGSLADYVVVPAAFAHPAPAGMRAERAAMAEPVSVGVAAARKAGIGVGARVLVIGAGPVGLFAAQVARAQGAEQVVVTDVNERRMQLARRLRFAAPADGDEYDVVLECSGHPDAFAAGLRAAAPAARVVLIGMGADEYRLPVGLVQGRELTLMGQFRYADTYPAALGLIADGRVDVDSCISHRFELAEAEAALTIGQREPSANKVVVVNVSEGLIDA